From the Clostridium putrefaciens genome, one window contains:
- a CDS encoding thioredoxin domain-containing protein, producing the protein MLSDGINKKTNRLINEKSPYLLQHAYNPVEWYGWSEEAFEKARTEDKPIFLSIGYSTCHWCHVMAHESFEDEEVANILNNYFICIKVDREERPDIDSVYMSVCQAMTGGGGWPLNLFLTKDKKPFYAGTYFPKTSKYNQTGFIEILDSINNVWVSNKDHVLTTADQVVRTLNEDGYGDSSNISKDILNEGFQSFLNSFDDVFGGFSKAPKFPSPHNLSYLLSYYKATREKRALEMVEITLKSMYKGGIFDHIGFGFSRYSVDEKWLVPHFEKMLYDNALLAMAYIETYEITKDNIYKEVAEKILTYILRDMTSKEGGFYCGEDADSQGVEGKFYLWDFTELYKVLNREEADLFINYYGIQREGNFEGSNIPNLIGEELKDLDKNSLKDKLENIRRKLFDYREKRIHPHKDDKILTSWNGLMIAAFAKAGRILNEEKYKDASIKALEFVFIKLQREDGRLLARFRDGESRYLAYLDDYAFIIWALIEVYEVTKDYSYIEKSLELNKDMMQLFLDEEKGGLFLYGRDSEKLILRPKDIYDGAIPSGNGVAAMNMLRLFKITGDTKLKDEAESIFKVFGNSINKIPRAHAKTLEALLYSDFNLK; encoded by the coding sequence ATGTTAAGTGATGGAATAAATAAAAAGACTAATAGGCTAATAAATGAAAAATCACCTTATTTACTTCAGCACGCTTATAATCCTGTAGAGTGGTATGGATGGAGCGAAGAAGCTTTTGAAAAGGCTCGAACAGAGGATAAACCTATATTTTTAAGTATAGGATATAGCACTTGTCATTGGTGTCATGTTATGGCTCATGAATCCTTTGAAGATGAAGAAGTAGCAAATATATTGAATAATTATTTTATTTGTATAAAAGTTGACAGAGAAGAAAGGCCGGACATAGATAGTGTATATATGTCAGTATGCCAGGCTATGACAGGAGGGGGAGGATGGCCTCTTAACTTATTTTTAACTAAAGATAAAAAGCCTTTTTATGCAGGTACTTATTTCCCTAAGACTTCTAAATATAACCAAACAGGGTTTATAGAAATTTTAGATAGTATAAATAATGTTTGGGTAAGTAACAAAGACCATGTATTAACCACAGCAGATCAGGTAGTTAGAACTTTAAATGAGGATGGTTATGGTGATAGTTCTAATATTTCAAAAGATATCCTTAATGAAGGATTTCAAAGTTTCTTAAATTCTTTTGATGATGTATTTGGTGGATTTAGTAAGGCGCCTAAGTTTCCTAGCCCTCATAACTTATCTTATCTTTTAAGTTATTATAAAGCTACAAGAGAAAAAAGAGCTTTAGAAATGGTTGAAATTACATTAAAGAGTATGTACAAAGGTGGTATATTTGATCACATAGGCTTTGGATTTTCTAGATATTCTGTGGATGAAAAGTGGTTAGTACCTCATTTTGAAAAGATGCTTTATGATAACGCTCTTTTAGCTATGGCTTATATAGAAACCTATGAAATAACTAAAGATAATATATATAAGGAAGTAGCAGAAAAGATACTTACCTATATATTAAGGGATATGACATCAAAAGAAGGCGGGTTTTATTGTGGAGAAGATGCAGATTCACAGGGGGTTGAAGGGAAGTTTTATCTATGGGACTTTACAGAACTATACAAGGTTTTAAATAGGGAAGAGGCGGATTTATTTATTAATTACTACGGTATACAAAGAGAAGGAAACTTTGAAGGTAGTAATATACCAAACTTAATTGGAGAAGAATTAAAGGATTTAGATAAGAATAGTTTAAAGGATAAATTGGAGAATATAAGAAGAAAACTTTTTGACTATAGAGAAAAAAGAATTCATCCACATAAGGATGATAAGATATTAACATCTTGGAATGGACTTATGATTGCAGCATTTGCAAAGGCTGGTAGGATACTTAATGAAGAAAAGTACAAAGATGCATCTATTAAAGCATTAGAATTTGTATTTATTAAACTTCAAAGAGAGGATGGAAGACTCCTTGCAAGATTTAGGGATGGTGAATCACGATACCTTGCTTACTTAGATGATTATGCTTTTATTATTTGGGCACTTATTGAGGTTTATGAAGTAACAAAAGATTATTCTTATATAGAAAAGTCTTTAGAGTTAAACAAGGATATGATGCAATTATTCCTAGACGAAGAAAAGGGTGGATTATTCTTATATGGGAGAGATAGTGAGAAGCTTATATTAAGACCTAAGGATATTTATGACGGAGCCATACCTTCAGGAAATGGGGTAGCAGCTATGAATATGTTAAGACTTTTCAAAATTACAGGAGATACAAAATTAAAAGATGAAGCAGAAAGCATATTTAAAGTGTTTGGTAATTCAATAAATAAAATACCTAGAGCTCATGCAAAGACTTTGGAGGCTTTATTATATAGTGATTTTAATTTAAAATAA
- a CDS encoding M48 family metallopeptidase — MKESFRYKDEKIEYKIIYSNRKTMEISIEPPDKITVRAPIRLPKYKIVERLTEKGDWILKYLNNFKTIDYKPTNREFINGEKLLYLGIEYDLIICEYYLSQKPGVYIEEGCIVVNFKENNKDDIKKGLELWYRKEALNYILGSIKQYENSLNKIPKDIVVKEQKKRWGSCTYDNRLLFNWRCVMARPKAVDYVILHEMCHIVHKDHSKNFWNLVESIMPSYKEEKQWLKINGHKLTL; from the coding sequence ATGAAGGAAAGTTTTAGATATAAAGATGAAAAGATAGAATATAAAATAATATATAGCAATAGGAAGACTATGGAGATAAGTATAGAACCTCCAGATAAAATAACAGTAAGAGCTCCTATAAGGTTACCTAAATATAAGATTGTAGAAAGACTCACAGAAAAGGGAGACTGGATATTAAAATATCTAAATAACTTCAAAACTATAGATTATAAACCTACAAATAGAGAGTTCATTAATGGTGAGAAGCTTTTATATCTTGGAATAGAATATGATCTTATAATATGTGAATATTATTTAAGTCAAAAGCCAGGGGTATATATAGAAGAAGGATGTATTGTAGTTAACTTTAAGGAAAACAATAAGGATGATATAAAAAAGGGTTTGGAACTTTGGTATAGAAAGGAAGCTTTAAATTATATCTTAGGCAGTATAAAGCAGTATGAAAATAGTCTTAATAAAATACCAAAGGACATAGTGGTTAAGGAACAAAAGAAGAGGTGGGGTAGCTGTACCTATGATAACAGATTACTATTTAACTGGAGATGTGTAATGGCAAGGCCTAAGGCTGTAGACTATGTTATCTTGCATGAAATGTGTCATATAGTTCATAAAGATCATTCTAAAAATTTTTGGAATCTTGTAGAGTCTATAATGCCAAGTTACAAAGAAGAGAAGCAGTGGCTTAAAATAAATGGACATAAATTAACGCTATAA
- a CDS encoding sodium-dependent transporter, which produces MKDLNNRESFSSGMAIFFATLSSAVGLGNIWKFPYLIGSNGGGAFLIVYLCCILLVGLPIMISEFYIGRKTKKNIVGAIKTIKGESNWQHMGIIGVVTAYLILFFYSSVGGWVYSYVFKSIKGDFKNINGDIANIAFKNTIIGPIEPILWQVLVVVVVSTIIYLGVGEGIEKVTKTLMPLLFVLIIICDIRALMLPNASEGLEFLFKPNFSLLTKDAFLVALGLSFFKLSLGVGTMVTYSSYFREDNNMIGTSLKVALSDTLVSILAGIAIFPAVFSFGLKPEAGPGLLFLTIPLVFSKIPFGQVMLVAFFVLSSIAATTAMMSMLEVLIAYYTEEKSMSRKKAVIINALIIIGIGVFATLSADSQGLLGGITIFGKGIFDIFDYLSSNILMPIGGFLILILVGYYSKKQSIIDELSNKGELNNIKLIKLYYFVIRYISPIFLLLIFFYSIGIIK; this is translated from the coding sequence ATGAAAGATTTAAATAATAGAGAGTCATTTTCATCGGGTATGGCAATATTTTTTGCCACTTTAAGTTCGGCAGTAGGTCTAGGAAATATATGGAAATTCCCTTATTTAATAGGTAGTAATGGAGGGGGAGCATTTTTAATAGTTTATCTTTGCTGTATCCTTTTAGTTGGATTACCTATTATGATAAGTGAGTTTTACATTGGTAGGAAAACAAAAAAGAATATAGTGGGTGCTATAAAAACTATTAAGGGAGAATCAAATTGGCAACATATGGGGATAATAGGTGTAGTAACTGCCTACTTGATTTTATTCTTTTATAGTTCCGTAGGTGGATGGGTATATTCTTATGTATTTAAATCTATTAAAGGAGATTTTAAGAATATAAATGGTGATATTGCAAATATTGCATTTAAAAATACTATTATAGGACCTATAGAACCTATCTTATGGCAAGTACTTGTGGTTGTGGTAGTATCTACAATAATATATTTAGGTGTAGGTGAAGGAATAGAAAAGGTGACTAAAACTCTTATGCCTTTATTATTTGTGTTAATAATTATCTGTGATATAAGGGCGTTAATGCTTCCTAATGCCTCAGAAGGTTTAGAATTTTTGTTTAAACCTAATTTTTCATTGCTTACTAAAGATGCATTTTTAGTGGCATTGGGGCTTTCTTTTTTTAAATTATCTCTTGGGGTAGGTACTATGGTTACATATAGTAGTTATTTTAGAGAAGATAATAATATGATAGGTACTTCATTAAAGGTAGCTTTATCGGATACATTAGTTTCTATATTAGCTGGAATTGCTATTTTTCCAGCAGTATTTTCTTTTGGATTAAAACCAGAGGCAGGACCTGGGTTACTATTTCTAACAATACCTTTAGTTTTTTCAAAGATACCTTTTGGTCAGGTTATGTTAGTGGCATTTTTTGTATTAAGTTCTATAGCTGCAACAACGGCTATGATGTCTATGCTAGAAGTATTGATTGCATACTACACAGAAGAAAAGTCTATGAGTAGAAAAAAAGCTGTTATAATAAATGCTTTAATTATAATTGGTATAGGTGTTTTTGCTACATTATCTGCAGATAGTCAAGGGCTTTTGGGTGGAATAACTATATTCGGAAAAGGAATTTTTGATATTTTTGATTATTTATCATCTAACATACTTATGCCTATAGGTGGGTTTTTAATACTAATACTTGTAGGATACTACAGCAAAAAGCAGAGTATAATAGATGAACTTTCAAATAAAGGTGAGTTAAACAATATAAAACTAATAAAATTATATTACTTTGTTATAAGATACATATCTCCTATATTTTTGTTGTTAATATTCTTTTATTCAATAGGAATAATAAAATAG
- a CDS encoding amino acid permease, with protein MEDESKKLRWYNLSLMGFVMIWGFGNVVNNFANQGLKVVFSWLIMISIYFVPYVLMVGELGSTFKDGKAGVSSWIRSTMGPTLAYFAGWTYWVVHIPYLAQKPQSILIALSWAIFQDGTRIKSVNPMILQSITLILFFIFLWVASRGINSLKKIGTIAGTSIFVMSILYILLVIAAPALRGMKPATENLTFKTFIPEFNFAYFTTISMLVFAVGGCEKISPYVNNTKNPSKEFPKGMIVLAAMVGVSAILGSLAMGMMFDANNIPKDLKMNGQYYAFKMLGEYYGLGNILLVIYALANMAAQISSLVFSIDAPLKVLLADSDKRYVPEKLAKINDIGTPINGYKLTAVLVSILIILPAIGIGDMNTLFNWLLDLNSIVMPLRYLWVFLAYMALKKSVDGKFHSGYKFIKSKNKGFIVGLWCFVFTVFACIMGMFPKGVTPFSREWKFQITLNLLTPFILIGLGFILPIIAKRKSDNSPFDVPEDKKIA; from the coding sequence ATGGAGGATGAATCAAAAAAGCTTAGGTGGTATAACCTTTCTTTAATGGGCTTTGTTATGATTTGGGGATTTGGTAATGTTGTAAATAATTTTGCAAACCAAGGTTTAAAAGTTGTTTTTTCATGGCTAATTATGATCTCAATTTATTTTGTACCCTATGTATTAATGGTAGGAGAACTTGGATCTACATTTAAAGATGGAAAAGCGGGAGTTTCATCTTGGATAAGGTCTACTATGGGACCTACTCTAGCATATTTTGCAGGGTGGACTTACTGGGTAGTTCATATACCATATTTGGCACAAAAGCCTCAGTCCATACTAATAGCTTTAAGCTGGGCAATATTTCAAGATGGAACTAGAATTAAATCAGTTAATCCTATGATTCTACAATCTATTACACTTATATTATTTTTTATATTTTTGTGGGTTGCATCAAGAGGAATTAACTCATTAAAAAAGATAGGTACTATAGCTGGTACGTCAATATTTGTAATGTCTATACTTTACATACTACTTGTAATAGCAGCTCCAGCACTTAGAGGTATGAAACCTGCTACTGAAAATTTAACATTTAAAACATTTATTCCAGAGTTTAATTTCGCATATTTTACAACTATATCTATGTTGGTATTTGCAGTGGGGGGATGTGAAAAGATATCTCCTTATGTAAACAATACTAAAAATCCATCAAAAGAGTTCCCTAAAGGCATGATAGTATTAGCAGCTATGGTTGGTGTATCAGCAATACTTGGTTCTTTAGCTATGGGAATGATGTTTGATGCTAATAATATTCCAAAAGATTTAAAAATGAATGGTCAATATTATGCATTTAAAATGCTTGGAGAATATTATGGACTTGGTAATATACTGCTTGTAATATATGCTTTAGCTAATATGGCAGCGCAAATATCATCATTAGTATTTTCTATTGATGCACCACTTAAGGTTTTACTTGCAGATTCTGACAAAAGATATGTCCCAGAAAAATTAGCTAAAATAAATGACATAGGGACACCAATTAATGGATATAAGCTAACGGCTGTATTGGTAAGTATACTAATAATACTACCAGCTATAGGAATAGGTGATATGAATACCTTATTTAATTGGTTATTAGACCTTAATTCAATAGTAATGCCACTTAGGTATCTATGGGTATTCCTTGCATATATGGCCTTAAAGAAATCCGTAGATGGTAAATTTCATTCAGGTTATAAGTTTATAAAGAGTAAAAATAAAGGATTTATAGTAGGGTTATGGTGCTTTGTATTTACAGTATTTGCATGTATAATGGGCATGTTCCCGAAAGGTGTTACACCATTTTCAAGGGAATGGAAATTCCAAATAACCTTAAATCTACTTACACCTTTTATACTAATAGGGCTTGGATTTATACTTCCTATAATTGCAAAAAGAAAGAGTGACAATTCACCTTTTGATGTACCAGAGGATAAAAAGATAGCTTAG
- the mgtE gene encoding magnesium transporter — MKNLLFGYLDKERIETLREKFTEMNVVDIAQIFEEIPEEKKLIIFRILPKDIAAEVFSYISQKEQQFIIESITDKEVQSLVEDLYLDDTVDFVEELPANVVKKVLRNTDDETRKRINFFLNYPENSAGSIMTIEYVDLKKNMTVKEAISRIKKIGIDRETIDTCYVTSKGRKLEGVVLLRQIILSDENEIIENIMDKDVKYVNTHDDQETVALLFKKYDLLAVPVTDNEDRLVGIITIDDILDIIEEETTEDFYKMAAMEPSEDDYLDTSIFSLAKHRIVWLLVLMISATFTGSIIKKYEDVLQAVVILTAFIPMLMDTGGNAGSQSSTLVIRGLALGDIKLKDWPKVLFKEFRVSLVVGSTLAVVNFLRIYFLEKVDFYVAVTVCSTLFFTVVIAKAVGGLLPMIAKKLKVDPAIMASPLITTIVDALVLMLYFATATMLLGI; from the coding sequence ATGAAAAATTTATTATTTGGCTACTTAGATAAGGAAAGAATAGAAACATTAAGAGAAAAGTTCACTGAAATGAATGTGGTGGATATAGCTCAAATATTTGAGGAAATTCCAGAGGAGAAAAAACTCATAATATTTAGGATATTACCAAAGGATATTGCAGCAGAAGTATTTTCTTATATCAGCCAAAAAGAGCAACAATTTATAATTGAATCTATAACAGATAAGGAAGTTCAATCTTTAGTAGAAGACTTATACCTAGATGATACTGTGGATTTTGTTGAGGAACTACCAGCGAATGTTGTTAAAAAGGTACTAAGAAATACAGATGATGAAACAAGAAAGAGAATTAACTTCTTTTTGAATTATCCTGAGAATTCTGCTGGAAGCATAATGACTATAGAATATGTAGACCTTAAAAAGAATATGACAGTGAAAGAAGCTATATCTAGAATTAAAAAGATTGGAATTGATAGGGAAACTATCGATACTTGCTATGTCACATCAAAGGGAAGAAAACTTGAGGGTGTGGTATTGTTAAGACAAATTATATTAAGTGATGAAAATGAAATAATAGAAAACATAATGGATAAAGATGTGAAGTATGTAAATACTCACGATGACCAAGAGACGGTTGCCTTATTATTCAAAAAGTACGATCTTTTAGCTGTTCCAGTAACAGATAATGAAGATAGGTTAGTTGGTATAATTACAATAGATGATATTTTAGATATTATAGAAGAAGAGACAACAGAAGACTTCTATAAGATGGCTGCTATGGAGCCTTCAGAAGATGATTATTTGGATACAAGTATTTTTTCTTTAGCAAAGCATAGAATTGTTTGGCTATTAGTACTTATGATATCTGCTACTTTTACTGGAAGCATAATTAAAAAATATGAAGATGTACTTCAAGCAGTGGTTATTTTAACGGCATTTATTCCTATGCTTATGGATACTGGTGGAAATGCAGGGTCACAATCTTCAACTTTGGTAATAAGAGGTCTTGCACTTGGAGATATAAAGCTTAAGGATTGGCCTAAGGTATTATTCAAGGAATTTAGAGTAAGTCTTGTTGTAGGATCTACATTAGCGGTTGTAAACTTTTTAAGAATTTATTTCTTAGAAAAGGTGGATTTCTATGTGGCTGTAACTGTATGTTCAACTTTGTTTTTTACTGTAGTTATTGCAAAAGCTGTAGGAGGACTATTACCTATGATAGCAAAGAAACTTAAAGTGGATCCAGCTATAATGGCAAGTCCACTTATAACAACTATTGTAGATGCGTTGGTTTTAATGTTATACTTTGCTACAGCAACAATGCTTCTTGGAATTTAG
- a CDS encoding iron-containing alcohol dehydrogenase family protein yields MLFNYFMPTKIYFGRDVVLKNKDILKDFGKKAYIITGKRSSKINGSLDHVIEALECNNIEYIIFDEVEENPSLETVEKASLIGKNEKVDFIIGIGGGSPLDAAKAIGIFINNPNINKDNINETKDLKSLPLIAIATTSGTGSEVTQYAIVTDHNNQTKKNLGQSVFPNVAFLDPSYTMDMSYDLTVSTAIDAFTHLAEGYLNNNASELTDNMAESGLKLFGKCLKDILKNNIDYSTRENLMLASTLGGMIIAQTGTSLPHGMGYPLTYFKNIPHGKANALLYVEYLNIFKDKSRVNKILRFLNLVDVQEFSTMISKLIDTTVDITEKEVEVYARIMCSNDAKLKNHPEKVGYDEIYNIYMNSLIK; encoded by the coding sequence ATGTTATTTAATTATTTTATGCCTACAAAGATATATTTTGGAAGAGATGTAGTACTTAAAAATAAAGATATACTTAAAGATTTCGGAAAGAAAGCCTATATAATTACAGGTAAAAGATCATCAAAAATTAATGGATCTTTAGATCATGTAATAGAAGCTTTAGAATGTAATAACATAGAATATATAATATTTGATGAAGTAGAAGAGAATCCTTCGTTAGAAACTGTTGAAAAAGCTTCATTAATAGGTAAGAATGAAAAAGTAGATTTTATAATAGGTATTGGAGGGGGATCCCCACTAGATGCTGCTAAAGCTATTGGAATTTTTATAAATAACCCTAATATAAATAAGGATAATATAAATGAAACAAAAGATTTGAAAAGTTTACCTTTAATTGCTATTGCCACAACTTCAGGTACTGGATCTGAAGTTACGCAGTATGCAATAGTTACAGATCATAATAATCAAACAAAAAAGAATTTAGGTCAAAGTGTTTTTCCAAATGTAGCATTTTTAGACCCCTCATATACTATGGATATGTCATATGATCTAACAGTAAGCACTGCTATAGACGCATTTACACATTTAGCAGAAGGTTATTTAAATAATAATGCAAGTGAGCTTACAGATAATATGGCAGAATCAGGATTAAAACTTTTTGGAAAGTGCTTAAAAGATATATTAAAAAATAATATAGATTACTCTACGAGAGAAAATCTTATGCTAGCATCTACACTTGGAGGAATGATTATAGCTCAAACAGGGACTTCATTACCTCATGGTATGGGGTATCCATTAACATACTTTAAGAATATACCTCATGGAAAAGCAAATGCCTTATTATATGTAGAGTACTTAAATATTTTCAAAGATAAAAGTAGGGTAAATAAGATTTTAAGGTTTTTAAACTTAGTAGATGTACAAGAATTTAGTACAATGATATCTAAATTAATAGATACTACTGTAGATATAACTGAAAAAGAAGTAGAAGTATATGCAAGAATAATGTGTAGTAATGACGCTAAGCTAAAAAACCATCCAGAAAAGGTAGGCTATGATGAAATATATAATATATATATGAATAGTCTAATTAAGTGA
- the thiW gene encoding energy coupling factor transporter S component ThiW — protein sequence MKTKNMTISAISLGPVYSVGIAFLISLLRNILGVGSLLAFPGSMIGALLAGLLFKFTSKRKMAILGEVFGTGILGGAMAFPIAKFILGKDVAALFYVVPFLISTVGGSSIAYAILKLLDLSRITKKVL from the coding sequence ATGAAAACTAAAAATATGACGATTTCAGCTATTAGTTTAGGTCCGGTATATTCTGTTGGAATAGCTTTTTTGATATCATTACTTAGAAATATTTTAGGAGTAGGATCTTTATTGGCATTTCCAGGTAGTATGATAGGTGCATTACTTGCTGGATTATTATTTAAGTTTACTTCAAAAAGAAAAATGGCTATTTTAGGTGAAGTGTTTGGTACAGGCATACTAGGAGGAGCTATGGCTTTTCCTATAGCAAAGTTTATACTAGGTAAGGATGTGGCAGCTCTATTTTATGTAGTTCCATTTTTAATAAGTACCGTAGGTGGTAGTAGTATAGCTTATGCAATTCTAAAGCTTTTAGACTTAAGTAGAATAACGAAAAAAGTGTTATAA
- the namA gene encoding NADPH dehydrogenase NamA, whose protein sequence is MKIFERYKLKDIEFKNRIVLPPMCMYSADENGMAKMFHFVHYTERAIGGAGLIILEATAISPNGRISDNDLGIWDDSHIDGLKTIANSVKDNGAKVAIQLAHAGRKCEAKAGYIVAPSDISFSERYREPKALSKDEIKDIVKGFKDAAARSEKAGFDMIEIHGAHGYLINEFLSPLTNEREDEYGGSTKNRVRFLNEILDGINEVWPLSKPISLRVSASDYAEGGIDVNEMVNIINLIKNKVDIIHVSSGAVVDTQIKTYPGYQVKFAEYIKDNCQIPTIAVGLIENSDMVEEILENERADMVALGRELLRNPYWTLQVAKKSGIEIEFPKQYERSFK, encoded by the coding sequence GTGAAGATATTTGAGCGTTACAAATTAAAAGATATAGAATTTAAAAATAGGATAGTATTACCACCTATGTGCATGTACAGTGCAGATGAGAACGGTATGGCTAAGATGTTTCATTTTGTGCACTACACAGAAAGAGCTATCGGAGGTGCTGGACTTATAATATTAGAAGCTACAGCAATTTCACCAAATGGAAGGATATCCGATAATGATCTTGGGATATGGGATGATAGTCATATTGATGGGCTTAAAACCATTGCAAACTCAGTAAAGGATAATGGAGCAAAGGTAGCTATACAGTTAGCTCATGCAGGGAGAAAGTGTGAGGCAAAAGCTGGATATATAGTGGCTCCTAGTGATATTTCATTTAGTGAAAGATATAGAGAACCTAAAGCTTTATCAAAAGATGAAATAAAAGATATAGTTAAAGGATTTAAAGATGCAGCTGCTAGATCAGAGAAAGCTGGATTTGATATGATAGAAATTCATGGTGCACATGGATATTTAATAAATGAATTTTTATCACCATTAACTAATGAAAGAGAAGATGAGTATGGTGGCAGTACTAAAAATAGAGTCAGGTTCTTAAATGAAATATTAGATGGAATAAATGAAGTATGGCCTTTAAGTAAACCTATAAGCCTTAGAGTTTCAGCATCTGATTATGCAGAAGGTGGAATAGACGTAAATGAAATGGTAAATATAATTAATCTTATAAAAAATAAGGTGGATATAATTCATGTAAGTTCAGGGGCAGTAGTAGATACACAAATAAAAACTTACCCTGGATACCAAGTGAAGTTTGCAGAATATATAAAAGACAACTGTCAAATACCAACTATTGCAGTTGGTCTTATAGAAAACAGTGATATGGTTGAAGAAATACTGGAAAATGAAAGAGCGGATATGGTAGCTTTGGGAAGAGAACTACTTAGAAATCCTTACTGGACTCTTCAAGTGGCTAAAAAGAGTGGTATAGAAATAGAGTTTCCAAAACAATATGAAAGATCCTTTAAGTAA
- a CDS encoding NAD(P)/FAD-dependent oxidoreductase: MYDVTIIGAGVVGSAIARELSKYNLKTCLIEKEDDVTTGASKANSGIVHGGYSAKYGTLKGELCAKGNAMYKELEEQLHFGYKKTGALIIGFNEEDEKRIKALYDNGIKIGCDDLEIIYNDKIREIEPHINEKVYVALYAKSVGVTSPYEFTIALAENAIKNGVELKLETLVKSIEKKEDKFIIKTNKEDIESRYIINAAGVYSDKVANMVGIYDFEILPRRGQYILLGKDQGKLINTVIFQVPTEKGKGILVTTTYHGNLMIGPNAEEVDDKMDVATDIETLNKVLDTARMSIPDFDVKKALTTFSGIRAISSTGDFIIEESKVKGFINVAGIDSPGLTSSPAIAKKVSDILKESGLVLNENKSFDAYRKPIFKSKDIDNDLGLKIDDKNPNKNIICRCETVTESEIVDALHRGIPIKSTDAIKRRTRAGMGTCQGNFCKGRVKAIIARELDLPVENITVRGDTSTDRLQRVNINLVRKLK; encoded by the coding sequence ATGTATGATGTAACCATTATTGGAGCAGGAGTTGTAGGATCGGCTATAGCAAGGGAACTTTCAAAATATAATTTAAAAACTTGCCTTATTGAAAAAGAGGATGATGTTACAACGGGTGCATCTAAAGCAAATAGCGGAATAGTTCATGGAGGATATTCAGCAAAATACGGAACATTAAAGGGAGAACTTTGCGCTAAGGGAAATGCTATGTATAAGGAATTAGAGGAACAATTACATTTTGGGTATAAAAAAACAGGAGCCTTAATTATAGGGTTTAATGAAGAAGATGAGAAAAGAATTAAAGCTCTTTATGATAATGGAATTAAAATAGGCTGCGATGATCTGGAGATTATATACAATGATAAGATAAGAGAAATAGAACCACATATTAATGAAAAGGTTTATGTAGCTTTGTATGCAAAAAGCGTAGGGGTGACCTCTCCTTATGAATTCACCATAGCTCTTGCAGAAAATGCTATAAAAAATGGTGTAGAATTAAAACTTGAAACCTTAGTAAAGTCTATAGAGAAAAAAGAAGATAAATTTATAATAAAAACTAACAAAGAAGATATAGAAAGTAGATATATAATAAATGCTGCAGGGGTTTATAGCGACAAGGTTGCTAACATGGTAGGTATTTATGATTTTGAAATATTACCAAGACGAGGTCAATATATACTATTAGGTAAAGATCAGGGGAAACTTATAAATACGGTAATATTTCAAGTTCCTACAGAAAAAGGGAAAGGGATACTTGTAACTACTACTTATCATGGAAACTTAATGATAGGACCTAATGCAGAAGAGGTAGATGATAAGATGGATGTAGCTACAGATATAGAAACTTTAAACAAAGTTTTAGATACAGCTAGAATGTCTATTCCAGACTTTGATGTAAAAAAGGCTCTTACAACCTTTTCAGGTATAAGAGCTATAAGTAGCACTGGAGATTTTATAATAGAAGAAAGTAAGGTTAAAGGTTTTATAAATGTAGCAGGAATAGACTCACCAGGCCTTACATCTTCACCAGCTATTGCAAAGAAGGTAAGTGATATACTAAAGGAATCAGGGCTTGTTTTAAATGAAAATAAGAGCTTTGATGCTTATAGAAAACCTATTTTTAAATCAAAAGATATTGATAATGATTTAGGATTAAAGATAGATGACAAGAATCCAAATAAAAATATAATATGTAGGTGTGAGACCGTTACAGAGTCAGAAATTGTAGATGCTCTTCATAGGGGAATACCTATAAAATCTACAGATGCTATAAAGAGGAGAACAAGGGCAGGAATGGGAACTTGTCAAGGGAACTTTTGT